Proteins encoded by one window of Deinococcus radiodurans R1 = ATCC 13939 = DSM 20539:
- a CDS encoding MraY family glycosyltransferase yields the protein MDSLRALAAQLGIADPFGAGFLSVLVTFVTALLFTWFFMPRLREFAVQAGWADMPNARRLNKEPLPNAGGLGIFAGFIVSIIVAWAIRPIAVELVNIQVLAIMLGATLMMFLGFIDDRADLSPALRLVVQVLAAVLLMVNGLKMDFNAIPFLPTLPDVVNDPLSTVLTILWIVGLTNAVNLMDGVDGVVGGLGFIVSMVLLITAAQFSDRAAAVVLLAGLAGACLGYLRYNFSPSRIILGGGSYLIGFTLAAVSLLGTLKVSAGASLIVPLIVLALPVMDTTQVVIGRLRRGIRNPLGHPDKTHIHHRVLARTASARRTAVILWGVALLCGVAGMLLQGVKPLVVAVAALVIALSLGAVARLRVRAHERERAPHLN from the coding sequence ATGGACTCTTTGCGGGCGCTCGCGGCGCAACTCGGCATCGCCGACCCTTTCGGGGCCGGTTTCCTGAGCGTTCTGGTGACGTTCGTCACGGCGCTGCTCTTTACCTGGTTTTTTATGCCCCGGCTGCGCGAATTTGCGGTGCAGGCGGGCTGGGCCGACATGCCCAACGCCCGGCGACTGAACAAGGAACCGCTGCCCAACGCGGGCGGGCTGGGCATTTTTGCGGGTTTTATCGTGAGCATCATCGTGGCCTGGGCGATTCGGCCTATCGCCGTGGAACTCGTCAATATTCAGGTGCTCGCCATCATGCTCGGCGCGACCCTGATGATGTTTCTGGGTTTCATCGACGACCGGGCGGACCTCTCGCCCGCGCTGCGGCTGGTGGTGCAGGTGCTCGCGGCGGTCCTCCTGATGGTCAATGGGCTGAAGATGGATTTCAACGCCATTCCTTTCCTGCCGACCCTGCCTGACGTGGTCAACGACCCCCTCAGCACCGTCCTGACCATCCTGTGGATCGTGGGCCTGACCAACGCGGTCAACCTGATGGACGGGGTGGACGGCGTGGTGGGCGGCCTGGGCTTTATCGTGAGCATGGTGCTGCTCATCACGGCGGCGCAGTTTTCCGACCGCGCGGCGGCGGTGGTGCTCCTCGCCGGGCTCGCGGGCGCTTGCCTGGGCTACCTGCGCTACAACTTCAGCCCCAGCCGCATCATCCTGGGTGGGGGCTCGTACCTCATCGGTTTTACGCTGGCCGCCGTGAGTCTGCTCGGCACGCTGAAAGTCAGCGCGGGCGCCAGCCTGATCGTGCCGCTGATCGTGCTGGCGCTGCCGGTCATGGACACCACCCAGGTGGTCATCGGGCGGCTGCGCCGGGGGATTCGCAACCCGCTGGGGCACCCCGACAAGACCCACATTCACCACCGGGTGCTCGCCCGCACCGCCTCGGCGCGGCGCACGGCGGTCATCCTGTGGGGCGTGGCGCTGCTGTGCGGCGTGGCGGGCATGCTGCTGCAAGGGGTGAAGCCCCTGGTGGTGGCGGTCGCGGCGCTGGTGATTGCCCTGAGCCTCGGTGCCGTGGCGCGGTTGCGGGTGCGGGCCCACGAACGCGAGCGGGCCCCGCACCTCAACTGA
- a CDS encoding sensor histidine kinase — MMVSMSARDELREVRKEGLLGDLLDPLTWRTALYVLLAFPLGALAATLLTSGVVLGVLTLPVLLGAALLLGALWLVGGLADVQRGLARLLGVTFAPPALPPSYTGLLPWLRGVLSEGSTYRALLFHVVQFPLAALSWAVLGTLLALSAAGLSAPLWLGQPGTALTWKAATVQAGTLAQVGGVLLGLGSLLLSGGVLNLMGRVWSRLARALLAPDEGAAARREVLALRRAAGRVALGDDLDATMHDLTRQACAASTARTVTLLTPGGAVRESNGTALDDVASPPPLPGELRVWVDGGRTLADLPVTLPAGVSGGTLRAVYPPGRRPGADELAFLVSMADHAGTALHAAELIERASVRAGEEERARLARELHDSVAQALYGITLGAKTARATLDRDPSEAGRNRTQASLDYTIRLAEGGVSEMKALLFSLRPDALEEGGLVAALTQHAHALEARHGLTVHADLGHEPRLTPDAQAAAYRVAQEALHNVVKHARAAQVWLSLHEASGTVTLTVRDDGRGFDPQAQGRGTLGQRSMRERAAGAGGTLTVDSELGAGTTVTLTLPAALTEAEAE; from the coding sequence ATGATGGTGTCCATGAGTGCGCGTGACGAACTGCGGGAGGTGAGAAAAGAAGGGCTGCTCGGCGACCTGCTCGACCCACTGACGTGGCGCACGGCGCTGTACGTGCTGCTGGCGTTTCCGCTGGGGGCGCTCGCGGCGACGCTGCTCACCAGCGGCGTCGTGCTGGGCGTGCTGACCTTGCCAGTGCTGCTCGGCGCGGCGCTGCTGCTCGGCGCACTGTGGCTGGTGGGCGGGCTGGCCGACGTGCAGCGTGGGCTGGCGCGGCTGCTGGGTGTGACCTTTGCGCCTCCGGCGCTGCCACCGAGCTACACCGGCTTGCTGCCCTGGCTGCGTGGGGTGCTGAGTGAAGGCAGCACCTACCGCGCCCTGCTGTTTCACGTGGTGCAGTTTCCGCTCGCCGCGCTGAGCTGGGCGGTGCTTGGCACGCTGCTCGCGCTGAGCGCCGCGGGCCTGAGCGCGCCGCTGTGGCTGGGGCAGCCCGGCACCGCGCTCACCTGGAAGGCCGCCACCGTGCAGGCGGGCACCCTGGCGCAGGTGGGCGGCGTGCTGCTGGGCCTGGGGAGCCTGCTCCTCAGCGGCGGCGTGCTGAACCTGATGGGCCGGGTCTGGTCGCGGCTGGCGCGGGCGCTGCTCGCTCCCGACGAGGGCGCAGCGGCGCGGCGCGAGGTGCTGGCGCTGCGGCGGGCGGCGGGCCGGGTGGCGCTGGGCGACGACCTCGACGCGACCATGCACGACCTCACCCGGCAGGCATGCGCGGCGAGCACGGCGCGGACGGTCACGCTGCTCACGCCGGGGGGCGCGGTGCGGGAGAGCAACGGGACAGCCCTGGACGATGTGGCCTCTCCCCCACCATTGCCCGGTGAGCTGCGCGTGTGGGTGGACGGCGGGCGCACCCTGGCCGACCTGCCGGTGACGCTGCCGGCGGGGGTGAGCGGCGGCACGCTGCGGGCCGTTTACCCACCGGGGCGGCGTCCGGGGGCCGACGAGCTGGCGTTTCTGGTCTCCATGGCCGACCACGCCGGGACCGCGCTGCACGCCGCCGAACTCATCGAGCGGGCGTCGGTGCGGGCGGGTGAGGAGGAACGCGCCCGGCTCGCCCGCGAACTGCACGACAGCGTGGCGCAGGCGCTCTACGGCATCACCCTGGGGGCCAAGACCGCCCGCGCCACCCTGGACCGCGACCCCAGCGAGGCGGGCCGCAACCGGACGCAGGCGAGCCTGGACTACACCATCCGGCTCGCCGAGGGCGGGGTGAGTGAGATGAAGGCGCTGCTCTTTTCGCTGCGCCCCGATGCGCTGGAAGAAGGCGGACTGGTGGCGGCGCTCACGCAACACGCACACGCCCTGGAAGCGCGGCACGGGCTGACGGTTCATGCTGACCTCGGCCACGAGCCGCGCCTGACGCCCGACGCCCAGGCCGCCGCCTACCGCGTCGCGCAGGAAGCGCTGCACAACGTGGTCAAGCACGCCCGCGCCGCTCAGGTGTGGCTCTCGCTGCACGAGGCGAGCGGCACGGTTACCCTGACCGTGCGCGACGACGGACGCGGCTTCGACCCGCAGGCGCAGGGGCGCGGCACCCTCGGCCAGCGCTCCATGCGCGAGCGGGCGGCGGGGGCAGGCGGGACGCTGACGGTGGACAGCGAACTAGGAGCGGGAACAACGGTGACCCTCACCCTGCCGGCGGCACTCACTGAAGCGGAGGCCGAATGA
- a CDS encoding DUF4097 family beta strand repeat-containing protein, protein MTAPPPLAGRPLLPVLARMALGLGLVVLGGALLWQGVTLKPTPGLAATSTPFSVPLDGTLPLDLAESASLRFGSDRANLVLGPLPGGSPDLLRGEARHRAQNPLSVDTRRLGHDVQFRAWLGVPALSNEGGVVVTSPPPLQHEVRAALTPSIPLSLNTETVGGDQTIDLRTLRLRAVTARSEGGTLDLTLPARPGGPYAAVTRSGDVRLRAAPGASPEAVRVNSRSGNLTLNLAGARLDALGVGNLSGNVYLTLPQIVNRATVTTIGGDVAVTAPPSSRGNLDIRTQSGTVTLHVPAGLRVRVRFTDRDTLLLPAGTPPGTAPALDLFVDAPANRFVLKEDGQ, encoded by the coding sequence ATGACCGCGCCGCCTCCCCTTGCCGGGCGACCCCTGCTGCCCGTGCTGGCGCGGATGGCGCTGGGGCTGGGGCTGGTGGTTCTGGGCGGCGCACTCCTCTGGCAGGGCGTGACCCTCAAGCCCACGCCGGGCCTCGCCGCGACGAGCACGCCGTTCAGCGTCCCTCTGGACGGCACCTTGCCGCTCGACCTCGCCGAATCGGCCAGCCTGCGCTTCGGGAGTGACCGGGCGAATCTGGTGCTGGGGCCGCTGCCGGGGGGCAGTCCCGACCTGCTGCGCGGCGAGGCCCGGCACCGCGCCCAGAACCCGCTGAGCGTGGACACCCGTCGCCTGGGCCACGACGTGCAGTTTCGCGCCTGGCTCGGCGTGCCGGCGCTGAGCAACGAGGGCGGCGTGGTCGTCACCAGTCCGCCCCCGCTGCAACACGAGGTCCGGGCGGCGCTGACCCCCAGTATTCCCCTCAGCCTGAACACCGAGACGGTGGGCGGCGACCAGACCATCGACCTGCGGACCCTGCGTCTGCGGGCGGTCACGGCGCGCAGTGAGGGCGGCACCCTCGACCTGACCCTGCCCGCGCGGCCCGGCGGCCCTTACGCGGCGGTCACGCGCTCGGGTGACGTGCGGCTGCGGGCGGCCCCCGGCGCGAGCCCCGAGGCAGTGCGGGTCAACTCACGGAGCGGCAACCTGACGCTCAACCTCGCCGGCGCACGGCTCGACGCGCTGGGGGTGGGCAACCTGTCGGGCAACGTTTACCTGACCCTGCCCCAAATCGTCAACCGCGCCACCGTGACCACCATCGGCGGCGACGTGGCCGTGACGGCGCCCCCCAGCAGCCGGGGGAACCTGGACATCCGCACCCAGAGCGGCACCGTGACCCTGCACGTGCCCGCTGGCCTGCGCGTTCGGGTGCGCTTCACCGACCGCGACACCCTGCTGCTGCCCGCCGGCACCCCGCCCGGCACTGCTCCCGCGCTCGACCTTTTCGTGGACGCCCCGGCGAACCGCTTTGTACTGAAAGAAGACGGGCAGTGA
- a CDS encoding diacylglycerol/lipid kinase family protein: MTTASSALPFAVVLNAQAGRGLAGREWPRLRGELEARGIAYQLVAAQSGAGALAEVQALPPGQPVLAAGGDGTVGALLPALVGTGRPLALVPLGSGNDFAGMLGLKPGQFAGALGRLSEPPRQVDALEAEVVRGDHAGLKKPLLNGLGTGFDAQVTHAYLRAPRQLPGFWRYAWGAAASLGRLPLAELTLRVDGETLYQGQSALAAVMNGTRYGGGFRISPASAARDGLLNAVCSGPLSRLQLIELMARVLPGRHLGHPRVHHGTGRVMELHWSQPMFLHLDGDLYGQAEQVRARVLPGAVTLLNG; the protein is encoded by the coding sequence GTGACAACCGCTTCGTCCGCGCTGCCCTTTGCCGTCGTTCTCAATGCCCAGGCCGGGCGCGGGTTGGCCGGGCGCGAGTGGCCCCGGCTGCGCGGCGAGTTGGAAGCGCGGGGCATCGCGTACCAGTTGGTCGCCGCGCAGAGCGGGGCCGGGGCACTGGCCGAGGTGCAGGCGCTGCCGCCCGGTCAGCCGGTGCTGGCGGCGGGGGGCGACGGCACGGTGGGGGCGCTGCTCCCCGCGCTCGTCGGCACCGGGCGCCCTCTGGCCCTCGTGCCGCTGGGGAGCGGCAACGACTTCGCCGGGATGCTGGGCCTGAAGCCGGGGCAGTTCGCCGGGGCGCTCGGCCGCCTGAGTGAGCCGCCCCGGCAGGTAGACGCGCTGGAGGCCGAGGTGGTGCGCGGCGACCACGCCGGGCTGAAAAAGCCCCTGCTCAACGGCCTCGGCACCGGCTTCGACGCGCAGGTGACGCACGCCTACCTACGCGCCCCCCGGCAGCTCCCCGGTTTCTGGCGCTACGCCTGGGGCGCCGCCGCGTCGCTGGGCCGCCTGCCGCTCGCCGAGCTGACGCTGCGGGTAGACGGCGAGACGCTCTACCAGGGCCAGAGTGCGCTCGCCGCCGTCATGAACGGTACGCGCTACGGCGGCGGCTTTCGCATCAGCCCGGCGTCGGCGGCGCGCGACGGCTTACTCAACGCGGTGTGCAGCGGGCCGCTCAGCCGCCTGCAACTCATCGAACTGATGGCACGGGTGCTGCCGGGGCGTCACCTCGGGCACCCGCGCGTCCATCACGGCACCGGGCGGGTCATGGAGCTGCACTGGTCGCAGCCGATGTTCCTGCACCTCGACGGCGACCTCTACGGTCAGGCCGAGCAGGTGCGGGCGCGGGTGCTGCCGGGGGCGGTGACGCTGCTCAATGGCTAG
- a CDS encoding response regulator, with the protein MTTPTVRVLLVDDHAVVRQGLRLFLGLDEGIEVVGEAANGEEALQEAERLRPEVVVMDLMMPVMDGITATRELRRRLPDTEVIALTSTLEENKVNGAIEAGAISYMLKDASSDTLADAIHAAARGEVRLHPEAARRLVRDFRSPEMRESLTPKETAVLQLLARGQSNKDIAAEQGVSEATVKTHVSRLLSKLGLDSRTQAALYALKYGIASLEGVEL; encoded by the coding sequence ATGACCACCCCCACTGTCCGTGTGCTGCTCGTTGACGACCACGCCGTCGTGCGCCAGGGTCTGCGCCTCTTTCTGGGGCTGGACGAAGGCATCGAAGTGGTGGGCGAGGCCGCCAACGGCGAAGAAGCCCTGCAAGAGGCCGAGCGCCTGCGCCCCGAAGTCGTCGTGATGGACCTGATGATGCCGGTGATGGATGGCATTACCGCCACCCGTGAGCTGCGCCGCCGCCTGCCCGACACCGAAGTCATCGCGCTGACCTCCACCCTGGAAGAAAACAAGGTGAACGGCGCGATTGAGGCCGGGGCCATCTCGTACATGCTCAAGGACGCCTCCAGCGACACCCTGGCCGACGCCATCCACGCGGCGGCGCGCGGCGAAGTGCGGCTGCATCCCGAAGCGGCGCGGCGGCTGGTGCGCGATTTCCGGTCGCCGGAGATGCGCGAGAGCCTGACCCCCAAGGAAACCGCCGTGCTGCAACTGCTGGCGCGCGGGCAGAGCAACAAGGACATCGCCGCCGAACAGGGCGTGAGCGAGGCGACGGTCAAGACCCACGTGTCGCGGCTGCTGAGCAAGCTGGGGCTGGACAGCCGGACGCAGGCGGCGCTCTACGCCCTCAAATACGGGATTGCCAGTCTGGAGGGCGTGGAGTTGTGA
- the wecB gene encoding non-hydrolyzing UDP-N-acetylglucosamine 2-epimerase, whose translation MSQPDRRIVLAFGTRPEATKMAPVYRALERTPGLTPLILSTGQQRQMLDAALNVFDLTPDRDLNVMTDRQTLADLTARIVPQAGKVLREMGADMVLVHGDTSTSFCVALSAFYEGIPVGHVEAGLRSGNLREPFPEEANRRLTGVLSTLDFAPTAASRENLRREGKPDTGIFVTGQTAVDAVREVAGRVPLRPEWQARRDAGQPLVTVTMHRRENQPTMREMAQALGRVAAAFPNHHFIYPVHLSPAVQEAVRPVLGSVPNFELVDPLDYSDMAPLMAASVLLATDSGGLQEEGAALGVPVAVLRNVTERPEGVEAGVLKLAGNDPAQLEEVLTGLLGNEAELARMRAARNPYGDGQAAGRIAAAIAWHFGLTERPADWEG comes from the coding sequence ATGTCCCAACCTGACCGCCGCATCGTCCTCGCTTTCGGCACCCGCCCCGAGGCCACCAAGATGGCCCCTGTCTACCGCGCCCTGGAGCGCACGCCCGGCCTGACGCCGCTGATTCTGTCTACTGGGCAGCAGCGGCAGATGCTCGACGCCGCGCTGAATGTTTTTGACCTGACACCCGACCGCGACTTGAACGTGATGACCGACCGCCAGACGCTCGCCGACCTGACCGCCCGCATCGTGCCTCAAGCGGGCAAGGTGCTGCGCGAGATGGGGGCCGACATGGTGCTCGTCCACGGCGACACGTCCACCTCGTTCTGCGTGGCGCTTTCGGCCTTTTACGAGGGGATTCCGGTGGGCCACGTGGAAGCTGGCCTGCGCTCAGGCAATCTGCGCGAGCCGTTTCCCGAGGAGGCCAACCGCCGACTGACCGGCGTGCTGTCCACGCTCGACTTTGCGCCCACCGCCGCGAGCCGCGAGAACCTGCGGCGCGAGGGCAAGCCGGACACGGGGATCTTCGTGACCGGACAGACCGCCGTGGACGCCGTGCGCGAGGTCGCCGGGCGGGTGCCGCTGCGTCCCGAGTGGCAGGCGCGCCGCGACGCTGGGCAGCCGCTCGTCACCGTCACCATGCACCGCCGCGAAAACCAGCCGACCATGCGCGAGATGGCGCAGGCGCTCGGGCGGGTGGCCGCCGCGTTCCCCAATCATCACTTCATCTACCCGGTGCATCTCTCGCCCGCCGTGCAGGAGGCGGTGCGCCCGGTACTGGGCAGCGTGCCGAACTTCGAGCTGGTGGACCCGCTGGATTACTCCGACATGGCCCCGCTGATGGCCGCGTCGGTGCTGCTCGCCACCGATTCGGGCGGGTTGCAGGAAGAAGGCGCAGCGCTCGGCGTGCCCGTCGCGGTACTGCGCAACGTGACCGAGCGGCCCGAGGGCGTGGAAGCGGGCGTGCTGAAGCTGGCCGGCAACGACCCCGCGCAGTTGGAGGAGGTGCTGACCGGCCTGCTCGGCAACGAGGCCGAACTCGCCCGCATGCGCGCGGCCCGCAACCCCTACGGCGACGGGCAGGCGGCGGGGCGAATTGCGGCGGCCATCGCCTGGCACTTTGGGTTGACTGAGCGTCCGGCGGACTGGGAAGGCTGA
- a CDS encoding aminoglycoside phosphotransferase family protein: MRGSNFSSAAPAHFPVLEARYGPLTPMDSGMQSRVYSTPGGEAVVKVYRNHQGEHRTEAANMRRAGLGEWVVDATEADGIEALVLRRFSGRPLTREDVTRALPALRTQLAALHQHREGRVDLRRVQERLRRFRSSLSGYGLSDLFEAVEVPLDQGLFDQPAAFCHLDLWHDNILMNRESGEVLIIDWTKAAPDDPLRDLALLKTGTLDLLPADESLSAALTFLPDQQPATLRRYRAYVAMTTLHDLYWFLMNEPYEFDSQREKKIPRARHVLARLPGE, encoded by the coding sequence GTGCGAGGCTCGAACTTCTCCTCGGCGGCCCCGGCGCATTTTCCGGTGCTGGAAGCCCGCTACGGCCCCCTGACGCCGATGGACAGCGGGATGCAAAGCCGCGTCTACTCCACGCCCGGCGGCGAGGCGGTGGTCAAGGTCTACCGCAACCACCAGGGCGAACACCGCACCGAAGCCGCCAACATGCGCCGCGCCGGGCTCGGTGAGTGGGTCGTCGACGCCACCGAGGCCGACGGCATCGAGGCGCTCGTGCTGCGCCGTTTCAGCGGGCGCCCGCTGACCCGTGAGGACGTGACCCGCGCGCTGCCGGCCCTGCGCACGCAACTCGCCGCGCTGCACCAGCACCGTGAGGGCCGGGTGGACCTGCGGCGGGTGCAGGAGCGGCTGCGGCGCTTTCGCTCGTCGCTGTCGGGCTATGGCCTGAGCGACCTCTTCGAGGCGGTGGAGGTGCCGCTCGACCAGGGGCTCTTCGACCAGCCCGCCGCCTTTTGCCATCTCGACTTGTGGCACGACAACATCCTGATGAACCGCGAGAGCGGCGAAGTCCTCATCATCGACTGGACGAAGGCGGCCCCCGACGACCCGCTGCGCGACCTCGCCCTGCTCAAGACCGGCACCCTCGACCTGCTGCCCGCCGACGAGAGCCTGAGCGCCGCGCTGACCTTCCTGCCCGACCAGCAGCCGGCCACCCTGCGCCGCTACCGCGCCTACGTCGCCATGACCACCCTGCACGACCTGTACTGGTTCCTGATGAACGAGCCCTACGAGTTCGACAGCCAGCGCGAAAAAAAGATTCCCCGTGCGCGGCACGTGCTGGCGCGGCTGCCGGGAGAGTAG
- the upp gene encoding uracil phosphoribosyltransferase: MVTLVEHPLVQHKLSLMRDERTGVKEFRELAGELSLLLAYEAMRDLEVEPVRFATPIEEGDFPMLSGKKLALVAILRAGLVMTDAIVTLVPAAKVGHIGMYRDPQSLAPVAYYSKLPADIAERRVFLTDPMLATGGSANAAIQNLKDAGAQSIKLMTILAAPEGIHAVQQAHPDVDIVTASVDSRLNDHGYIVPGLGDAGDRIYGTK; encoded by the coding sequence ATGGTCACTCTCGTCGAGCATCCCCTGGTCCAGCACAAGCTCTCGCTGATGCGTGATGAGCGCACCGGCGTCAAGGAATTCCGCGAGCTCGCGGGCGAACTCAGTCTGCTGCTCGCCTACGAAGCCATGCGCGACCTCGAGGTGGAGCCGGTGCGCTTCGCGACGCCCATCGAGGAAGGCGACTTTCCCATGCTCAGCGGCAAGAAGCTGGCGCTGGTGGCGATTTTGCGCGCGGGCCTGGTCATGACCGACGCCATCGTGACGCTCGTGCCGGCGGCCAAGGTGGGGCACATCGGCATGTACCGCGACCCGCAGAGCCTCGCGCCGGTGGCGTACTACTCCAAGCTCCCCGCCGACATCGCCGAGCGCCGCGTGTTTCTCACCGACCCCATGCTGGCGACGGGCGGCAGTGCCAACGCCGCCATCCAGAACCTCAAGGACGCGGGCGCGCAGTCCATCAAGCTGATGACCATCCTCGCCGCGCCCGAGGGCATCCACGCCGTGCAACAGGCGCACCCCGACGTGGACATCGTGACTGCCTCGGTGGACAGCCGCCTCAACGACCACGGCTACATCGTGCCGGGGCTGGGGGACGCCGGGGACCGCATCTACGGCACGAAGTGA
- a CDS encoding HD-GYP domain-containing protein gives MFRRKATSNTTPDARRTSVTGVSAHEPLDPTRVLAELLSRPSAEGVLENALAYAATLLGGNVNGYAVVRRGQDKVAAVFGYPRSLIGTALSGPWAAMRPRVLSDGSSELYEANAPELHKVLDAAGMRDVPLSLVVPVSDRGRTLGALVLDRTNADPISPTQQEAVARWATAVAPILGMLDARDDWQQAARQVSSAVVEAIESQDFDGLGHSAAVADASMKIGRSLGLSSRELEELWFAATLHDLGKIHGEQGHALVGANFLQNVPHLAEAQKAIRHHHERWDGQGEPDKLAGEDIPLYARILAVANAYVRTGDLERVQAQAGKGLDPRVVNALHKALEKAAS, from the coding sequence GTGTTCCGACGCAAAGCCACCTCCAACACCACGCCCGACGCCCGCCGCACCAGCGTGACGGGAGTGTCCGCCCATGAGCCGCTCGACCCGACGCGGGTGCTCGCGGAGTTGCTGTCGCGCCCCAGCGCCGAGGGCGTGCTGGAAAACGCCCTGGCCTACGCCGCCACGCTGCTCGGCGGCAACGTCAACGGCTACGCGGTGGTGCGCCGGGGCCAGGACAAGGTGGCGGCAGTGTTCGGCTACCCGCGCAGCCTGATCGGCACCGCGCTCAGCGGCCCCTGGGCGGCGATGCGGCCCCGCGTGCTGTCGGATGGCAGCAGCGAACTGTACGAGGCCAACGCGCCCGAGCTGCACAAGGTGCTCGACGCGGCGGGGATGCGCGACGTGCCGCTCTCGCTGGTGGTGCCGGTGAGCGACCGGGGGCGGACGCTCGGGGCGCTGGTGCTCGACCGCACGAACGCCGACCCCATTTCGCCCACCCAGCAGGAAGCGGTGGCGCGCTGGGCCACGGCGGTGGCGCCCATCCTGGGGATGCTCGACGCCCGCGACGACTGGCAGCAGGCTGCCCGGCAGGTGTCGAGTGCGGTGGTCGAGGCCATCGAGAGCCAGGATTTCGACGGCTTGGGGCACTCGGCAGCGGTGGCCGACGCCAGCATGAAGATTGGCCGGTCGTTGGGGCTTTCCTCCCGTGAACTCGAAGAATTGTGGTTCGCCGCCACCCTGCACGACCTCGGCAAAATTCACGGCGAGCAGGGGCACGCCCTCGTCGGGGCCAATTTCCTGCAAAACGTGCCGCATCTCGCCGAGGCGCAAAAGGCCATTCGTCACCACCACGAGCGCTGGGACGGCCAGGGCGAGCCCGACAAGCTCGCGGGCGAGGACATTCCGCTCTACGCGCGCATTCTGGCGGTCGCCAACGCTTACGTCCGCACCGGCGACCTCGAGCGGGTGCAGGCGCAGGCGGGCAAGGGCCTCGACCCCCGCGTGGTGAACGCCCTGCATAAGGCGCTGGAGAAGGCCGCGTCCTGA
- a CDS encoding YkgJ family cysteine cluster protein yields the protein MAPLTRRASPPPSSPTAVTAPVQQAYARYGRQAGQWTAQYLAKGGEVFCGAGCYFCCDMPIRVSLAEALITAQALTPEQARAFEKHARAVGQNARTARDEDEFVQRHRIEISFCPLLDRETGACSQYDARPTRCRDTFSAFPAHFCACGTWENMTRREQAEYRREVARTPGTDGEVHFIAPLEHLSEPVWAAASKAMRKAWGLEVWGDFWTLTTLARDPQFMAKVQAGDGRGAWSQAKSRGLAHAVTLEIG from the coding sequence ATGGCTCCTCTGACCCGCCGCGCTTCCCCCCCACCGAGTTCCCCCACCGCCGTCACCGCGCCGGTGCAGCAGGCCTACGCCCGTTATGGCCGCCAAGCCGGGCAATGGACCGCGCAGTACCTCGCCAAAGGCGGTGAGGTCTTTTGCGGCGCCGGCTGTTATTTCTGCTGCGACATGCCGATTCGTGTCTCGCTGGCCGAGGCGCTGATTACCGCGCAGGCCCTGACGCCCGAACAGGCCCGCGCCTTCGAAAAACATGCCCGCGCCGTGGGGCAAAATGCCCGCACCGCCCGCGACGAGGACGAGTTCGTGCAGCGCCACCGCATTGAAATCAGCTTTTGCCCGCTGCTCGACCGCGAAACCGGCGCCTGCTCGCAGTACGACGCCCGCCCCACCCGCTGCCGCGACACTTTCAGCGCCTTTCCCGCACACTTTTGCGCCTGCGGCACCTGGGAGAACATGACCCGCCGCGAGCAGGCCGAGTACCGCCGCGAGGTCGCCCGCACCCCCGGCACCGACGGCGAGGTGCATTTCATCGCCCCGCTTGAGCATCTCAGCGAGCCGGTATGGGCCGCCGCGAGCAAGGCGATGCGGAAGGCGTGGGGGCTGGAAGTCTGGGGCGATTTCTGGACGCTGACCACCCTGGCCCGCGACCCGCAGTTCATGGCGAAGGTGCAGGCCGGAGACGGGCGCGGCGCCTGGAGCCAGGCTAAGAGCCGGGGGCTGGCGCACGCCGTAACGTTGGAAATCGGCTGA